The following are encoded together in the Equus quagga isolate Etosha38 chromosome 15, UCLA_HA_Equagga_1.0, whole genome shotgun sequence genome:
- the PHF3 gene encoding PHD finger protein 3 isoform X2 has product MDIVDTFNHLIPTEHLDDALFLGSNLENEVCEDFSTSQNVLEDSLKNMLSDKDPMLGSAMVGLDDIMDEGVVKESGNDTIDEEELILPNRNLRDKVEENSVRSPRKSPRLMAQEQVRSLRQSTIAKRSNAAPLNSTKKASGKTVSAPKAGVKQPERCQIKEEVCTSPKPEYHKESRRSSRHIGQSEVVPEVSVSSGHSSVSSCLEMKDEAGLESKQKCNNQGEANVPSHELNCPLLSETCVSIEGKKNEALMECKINTVSTPLFKFSDKEEHEQNDSVSDKMDETIVEEMRAKGKVEQESKETVKLSHADDQIIEKPASCAAVSGVAACTSPDKTEKNPVDLSSSLDEVNECNLELKNNMEVADKAKNSLHRHEIESLGYCKDTESNDKQLENTEFNKSNLEMVNTSAFQPDSNILESAICDAPDHNSTQLNIVESVKMESHETANLQDDRSSQSSSVSCLESKNVKSKHTKPVVHSKQNVATDTLKKSVVAKHELMHNKTKVNVKSVKRNADEPESQQNFHRPVKVRKKQVDKDAKIQSCNSGVKSVKNQAHSILKKTSQDQNSVQMPKPFTPSLSEKPHGHPGCSKEPPHPTPTGHLLPSSQKQCQKPLQQPAPAGKTSSHGKEELEHAGGVEHLKEEDKLKLKKSEKNLQPRQRRSSRSISLDEPPLFIPDNIATVKREGSEQGSALESRYMWTPSKQCGFCKKPHGNRFMVGCGRCDDWFHGDCVGLSLSQAQQMGEEDKEYVCVKCCAEEDKKTEIVDPDILENQAKVEVHSEDKTMEHEKLGLSKHTPTNDKAKYVDDTVKHKVKILKRESGEGKSSSECRDSEIKKWQLAPLRKMGQPVLPRRSSEEKSEKIPKESTTVICTGEKVSKSGAHERQEMKKKKIEKGVPNVPPPASTSKPSADQIRQSVRHSLKDILMKRLTDSNLKVPEEKAAKVATKIEKELFCFFRDTDAKYKNKYRSLMFNLKDPKNNILFKKVLKGEVTPDHLIRMSPEELASKELAAWRRRENRHTIEMIEKEQREVERRPITKITHKGEIEIESDAPMKEQEAAMEIQEPAANKSLEKTEGSEKQKEEVDSMSKDTTSQHRQHLFDLNCKICIGRMAPPVDDLSPKKVKVVVGVSRKHSDNEAESIADALSSTSNILASEFFEEEKQESPKSTFSPAPRPEMPGTVEVESTFLARLNFIWKGFINMPSVAKFVTKAYPVSGSPEYLTEDLPDSIQVGGRISPQTVWDYVEKIKASGTKEICVVRFTPVTEEDQISYTLLFAYFSSRKRYGVAANNMKQVKDMYLIPLGAADKIPHPLVPFDGPGLELHRPNLLLGLIIRQKLKRQHSASASHTAETPESVPIALPPDKKSKIEVSTEDAPEEENDFFNSFTTVLHKQRNKPQQTLQEDLPAVIEPLVEVTKQEPPKPLRFLPGVLIGWENQPSTLELANKPLPVDDILQSLLGTTGQVYEQAQSVTEQNTLKEIPFISEQANSKAEKTDTVEVADSEAKEVKVNVDDHSESIGNSVVAGEETSVMGSSSLSPGPLTNLSLRGKPPDVSTEAFLTNLSIQSKQEETVESKERTLKRQLLQDQESNSQDNRTSNTSSPCRSNVGKGNTDGNVSCSENLVATTRSPQFINLKRDPRQAAGRSQQITASESKDGDSCRNGEKHTLPGLLQKEHVTEQVNVEEKLSSVEKNSCVQQSDNSGVAQNSPSVENLHTSQTEQAKPLQEEVLMQNIETVHPFRRGSAAATSHFELGNTCQSEFPSKSINFASRSTSPRTSANFSPMRPQQPNLQHLKSGPPGFPFPGPPQLPPQGMFGFPPHLPPPLLPPPGFGFPQNPMVPWPPVVHLAGQPQRMMGPLSQASRYIGPQNFYQVKDIRRPERRHSDPWGRQDQQQLDRPFNRGKGDRQRFYSDSHHLKRERHEKEWEPESERHRRRDRTQDKDRDRKSREEGHKDKEKARPSHGDRGVDGKASRDGRSVDKKPDKPKSEDHEKDKEREKSKHRDGEKDRDRYHKDRDHTDRAKSKR; this is encoded by the exons AACAAGTAAGAAGTTTGCGACAAAGCACTATTGCCAAGCGTTCAAATGCAGCACCTTTAAATAGCACAAAAAAAGCATCTGGGAAGACTGTGTCTGCCCCTAAAGCAGGGGTGAAACAACCAGAAAGGTGTCAGATTAAAGAAGAAGTTTGTACATCACCGAAACCTGAATACCATAAAGAGAGCAGAAGGAGCAGCCGACATATTGGACAAAGTGAAGTGGTACCAGAAGTGTCAGTGTCTTCAGGTCATTCTTCAGTGTCATCTTGTCTTGAAATGAAGGATGAAGCTGGATTAGAGTCTAAGCAGAAATGTAATAATCAGGGAGAAGCAAATGTGCCATCTCATGAATTAAATTGTCCACTCCTTTCAGAAACTTGTGTCAgtattgaaggaaagaaaaatgaagctctGATGGAATGTAAAATCAATACTGTTAGTACCCCATTGTTTAAGTTTTCAGATAAAGAAGAACATGAACAGAATGATTCTGTTTCAGATAAAATGGATGAGACTATCGTTGAAGAAATGAGGGCAAAGGGAAAAGTTGAACAAGAGTCAAAGGAGACGGTAAAATTATCCCACGCAGATGACCAAATTATTGAGAAACCTGCATCTTGTGCTGCTGTTTCTGGTGTTGCTGCTTGTACAAGTCCAGATAAGACAGAAAAGAACCCTGTAGATTTATCTAGTTCTTTAGATGAAGTAAATGAATGTAATTTGGAATTGAAGAATAACATGGAAGTTGCTGATAAAGCTAAAAACTCCCTTCATAGACATGAAATAGAATCATTGGGTTATTGTAAAGACACAGAGTCTAATGATAAGCAGTTGGAGAACACTGAATTTAATAAATCAAACTTAGAGATGGTTAACACTAGTGCTTTTCAACCAGACAGTAATATTTTAGAAAGTGCTATTTGTGATGCACCTGACCACAATTCAACACAGTTGAATATTGTTGAAAGTGTTAAAATGGAGTCTCATGAAACAGCAAACCTTCAGGATGATAGAAGCAGCCAGTCAAGTAGTGTTTCTTGCTTAGAGTCCAAAAACGTGAAATCCAAACATACAAAACCCGTAGTTCATTCTAAGCAAAACGTGGCCACAGATACTCTGAAAAAAAGCGTGGTAGCAAAGCACGAATTAATGCATAACAAAACTAAAGTTAACGTGAAAAGTGTGAAACGAAATGCTGATGAACCAGAATCTCAGCAAAATTTTCATAGGCCAGTcaaagtgagaaaaaaacaagttGATAAGGATGCAAAGATTCAGAGTTGCAATTCTGGGGTTAAATCTGTGAAAAATCAAGCTCATTCTATATTGAAAAAAACATCACAGGATCAAAATTCAGTACAGATGCCCAAACCCTTCACTCCCTCTTTGAGTGAGAAGCCTCACGGCCACCCCGGTTGCTCTAAGGAGCCTCCTCATCCCACACCAACTGGACATTTGTTACCGTCCAGCCAGAAGCAGTGCCAGAAGCCCCTGCAGCAGCCGGCCCCAGCAGGGAAGACCAGTAGCCACGGGAAGGAAGAGCTAGAACATGCTGGTGGTGTAGAGCATTTGAAGGAAGAGGAtaaattgaaactaaaaaaatctGAGAAGAACCTGCAACCCCGCCAaagaagaagcagcagaagtATTTCTTTGGATGAGCCACCGTTGTTCATTCCAGACAACATAGCGACCGTGAAGAGAGAAGGCTCCGAGCAGGGCTCTGCTTTGGAAAGCAGATACATGTGGACTCCCAGCAAGCAGTGTGGGTTTTGCAAAAAACCACATGgcaacag gTTTATGGTTGGCTGTGGGAGATGTGATGACTGGTTTCATGGTGATTGTGTTGGGTTAAGTCTTTCCCAAGCACAGCAAATGGGAGaggaagacaaagaatatgtgtgtgtgaaatgttgtgctgaagaagataaaaagactgaaatagtAGATCCAGATATTTTGGAAAACCAAGCTAAAGTTGAAGTCCATAGTGAAGATAAAACAATGGAACATGAGAAGCTTGGGTTATCAAAGCACACACCAACAAATGACAAAGCCAAATATGTAGATGATACAGTGAAGCACAAGGTCAAAATTTTAAAACGG GAATCTGGTGAAGGCAAAAGCTCATCAGAATGTAGAGATAGTGAAATCAAAAAATGGCAGCTAGCTCCTCTTCGAAAGATGGGACAACCAGTTTTACCTCGGAGatcctcagaagaaaaaagtgaaaaaataccaaaagagTCTACAACTGTTATTTGCACAGGAGAAAAAGTTTCCAAATCAG GTGCTCATGAGAGGcaagagatgaaaaagaagaaaattgaaaagggaGTGCCTAATGTGCCTCCTCCTGCTTCTACGTCCAAGCCTTCTGCAGACCAGATCAGACAGAGTGTCAGACATTCCCTCAAAGACATTCTTATGAAAAG aCTTACAGACTCAAATTTGAAGGTACCAGAGGAAAAGGCAGCAAAAGTTGCcacaaaaattgaaaaagagcTGTTCTGTTTTTTTCGGGACACAGATGCTAAATATAAGAACAAATACAGAAGTTTGATGTTCAATCTGAAAGATCCTAAAAACAAT atattatttaaaaaagtactGAAAGGAGAAGTAACCCCTGATCATCTTATCCGAATGAGTCCAGAAGAACTAGCTTCTAAAGAATTAGCTGCTTGGAGACGAAGAGAAAACCGACAT ACTATAGAGATGattgagaaagagcagagagaagtggaaagaCGACCCATCACAAAAATAACTCATAAAGGTGAAATAGAGATTGAGAGTGATGCCCCAATGAAAGAACAGGAAGCAGCCATGGAGATTCAg GAACCTGCAGCTAATAAGTCATTGGAGAAGACAGAAGgatctgaaaaacagaaagaagaggttGACTCAATGTCTAAAGATACCACTAGTCAACACAGACAGCATCTTTTTGATCTTAACTGCAAAATTTGCATAG GTCGAATGGCACCACCTGTAGAtgatctttctccaaaaaaagtgAAGGTGGTTGTTGGAGTATCTCGTAAACATTCAGACAATGAAGCGGAAAGTATAGCAGATGCATTGTCTTCAACCTCAAATATTTTGGCTTCTGAATTTTTTGAAGAGGAGAAACAAGAGTCTCCGAAGTCAACCTTCTCACCTGCTCCTCG TCCAGAGATGCCTGGAACTGTGGAAGTTGAGTCTACCTTCCTGGCTCGATTGAACTTCATCTGGAAGGGTTTTATCAACATGCCTTCTGTGGCAAAATTCGTTACCAAAGCTTACCCAGTGTCTGGCTCCCCTGAGTACTTGACGGAG GATCTACCAGATAGTATTCAAGTAGGAGGCAGGATATCACCTCAGACAGTTTGGGATTATGTGGAAAAAATTAAAGCTTCAGGAACCAAG GAAATTTGTGTGGTTCGCTTCACACCCGTAACTGAAGAAGATCAGATTTCTTATACTTTGCTGTTTGCATACTTCAGCAGCAGAAAGCGCTATGGAGTAGCTGCTAACAACATGAAGCAGGTTAAAGATATGTACCTTATTCCTTTGGGTGCTGCAGATAAAATTCCACACCCTCTTGTGCCTTTTGATGGACCTG GGCTTGAGCTGCATAGACCTAATCTGTTGTTGGGCTTAATTATTCGTCAGAAACTGAAGCGGCAGCACAGTGCTAGTGCCAGCCACACCGCCGAGACTCCTGAAAGTGTGCCGATAGCATTGCCACCtgataagaaaagcaaaatagaagTTTCCACGGAGGATGccccagaggaagaaaatgacttttttaattcttttacaaCTGTATTACACAAGCAGAGAAATAAGCCTCAGCAAACTCTTCAGGAAGACCTTCCTGCAGTAATTGAACCTTTAGTGGAGGTAACCAAACAGGAGCCACCAAAACCTTTGAGGTTCCTTCCTGGGGTATTGATTGGCTGGGAAAATCAACCTTCTACTCTGGAATTAGCAAACAAACCTCTTCCAGTGGACGATATACTGCAGAGCCTTTTGGGCACTACTGGTCAGGTATATGAACAGGCTCAGTCAGTGACAGAACAAAACACTCTTAAAGAAATTCCGTTTATAAGTGAGCAAGCCAACtccaaagcagagaaaacagataCAGTGGAAGTCGCTGACAGTGAAGCCAAGGAAGTAAAGGTTAACGTAGATGATCATTCAGAATCTATAGGTAATTCAGTGGTGGCAGGAGAAGAAACATCAGTAATGGggtcctcttccctttctcctgggCCATTGACAAATCTTAGTCTCAGAGGTAAACCACCAGATGTTTCTACAGAAGCATTCTTAACAAACTTATCAATTCAGTCAAAACAAGAGGAAACTGTGGAGAGTAAAGAGAGAACCTTAAAAAGACAGCTGCTACAAGATCAAGAGAGTAATTCGCAAGATAATCGGACTTCAAATACTAGTTCTCCGTGCAGGTCTAATGTAGGAAAAGGAAACACAGATGGTAATGTGAGTTGCAGTGAAAACCTTGTTGCTACGACAAGGTCCCCGCAGTTTATCAACCTGAAAAGGGATCCTAGGCAAGCAGCAGGACGAAGTCAGCAGATCACGGCTTCAGAAAGCAAAGATGGAGATAGTTGCCGGAATGGAGAAAAACacaccctgcctggtcttttacAAAAGGAGCATGTAACAGAGCAAGTCAATGTAGAGGAAAAGTTGTCTTCTGTGGAGAAAAACTCATGTGTTCAGCAGAGTGATAATTCAGGAGTTGCACAAAACTCACCATCAGTAGAAAACCTACATACTTCTCAAACAGAACAAGCAAAACCCTTACAGGAGGAGGTTTTAATGCAAAATATTGAAACTGTACACCCATTTCGAAGAGGATCGGCAGCGGCAACATCTCATTTTGAACTTGGAAACACATGTCaatcagaatttccttctaaAAGCATCAACTTTGCTTCCAGAAGCACCAGCCCCAGAACAAGTGCAAACTTTTCCCCCATGAGGCCACAGCAGCCCAACCTTCAGCATCTCAAGTCTGGCCCCCCTGGATTTCCATTCCCAGGACCCCCTCAGCTCCCCCCACAAGGCATGTTTGGATTCCCACCACATCTGCCACCTCCGTTACTCCCCCCTCCAGGCTTTGGCTTTCCTCAGAATCCCATGGTTCCCTGGCCACCTGTTGTTCATCTGGCAGGCCAGCCGCAGCGTATGATGGGTCCCCTTTCACAAGCATCACGGTATATAGGCCCACAAAATTTTTACCAGGTTAAAGACATTCGGAGACCAGAAAGGCGCCATAGTGACCCTTGGGGTAGGCAAGACCAACAGCAACTGGATAGGCCGTTTAACAGGGGTAAAGGGGATCGCCAGAGATTTTATAGTGATTCACACCACTTGAAAAGAGAGCGACATGAAAAGGAATGGGAGCCAGAATCTGAAAGGCATAGACGCAGAGACAGAACCCAAGACaaggacagagacagaaaaagcagggaggaagggcataaagataaagagaaggctCGGCCATCACACGGTGATCGAGGCGTAGACGGGAAAGCAAGCCGAGATGGCAGGAGTGTAGACAAGAAACCAGATAAACCTAAAAGTGAAGACCACGAGAAGGACAAAGAGCGAGAGAAAAGTAAacatagagatggagaaaaggacaGAGATAGGTACCACAAAGATAGGGACCACACTGACAGAGCGAAAAGCAAAAGGTAA